In the genome of Pseudomonas sp. Teo4, the window CGCTGTTCTTCGCCGAGCTGGACGACACCCACCGCCCCTGGCGCCTGCGTCGTCACACCCTGGGCGAGGCCTCGGCGCAAACAGTGTTCGAAGAACCCGACGGCCGTTTCTTCCTGCACTGCTACCGTTCCAGCTCCGAACTGCAACTGGTGCTGCTGCTCAATAGCAAGACCACCAGCGAGGCCTGGGTGCTCGACGCCAGCACGCCACAGGCCGCATTCACCTGCCTGGCGCCGCGGGAGGAAGACCACGAATACTTCCCCGACCACGGCCAACTCGACGGTGAGTGGCGCTGGTTCATTCGCACCAACCAGGACGGCATCAATTTCGCCCTCTACCAAGCCCCGGCCGATCAGGTACCGACCCGCCAGCAATGGCAGGTGCTGGTGCCCCACCGCGATGACATCATGCTCGAAGGCCTGAGCCTCAACGCAAGCGCCTGAGCCTGAGCCTGCGTGAAGGCGGCCTGCCGATCATCGAAGTTCGCCCACAAGGCCTTGCGCACTACCGGGTCGAACTGCCCGACGCCGCTTACAGCCTGTATGTGCAGGACAGCCTGGAGTTCGCCAGCACACGCATCCGCCTGCGCTACGAGGCCCTCAACCGCCCGGCCCAGGTACGCCAGCTGGTGCTGGCCACTGGCGCCCAGGAAGTGCTCAAGCAGACCCCGGTGCTAGGCCCGTTCGATGCCGACGATTATGTTAGCCAGCGCCTGTGGGCCACCGCCCAGGACGGCACCCGCGTGCCGATCAGCCTGGTGCGTCGCCGTGACGATCTGGGCAAGGTCGTGCCGCTGTACCTGTATGGCTATGGCGCTATGGCGAAAGCCTCGACCCGTGGTTCTCCCACGCCCGCCTGAGCCTGCTGGAGCGCGGCGTAGCCTTCGCCATCGCCCACGTACGGGGCGGCGGCGAGTTGGGCGAAGCCTGGTACCGTGCGGGCAAGCAGGAACACAAGCAGAACACCTTCAACGACTTCATCGCCTGCGCCGAGCACCTGATCAGCGAAGGCGTAACCGCCTCCGATCGCCTGGCCATCAGTGGTGGCAGCGCCGGTGGGCTGTTGATGGGCGCGGTGCTCAACCTGCGCCCGGAGCTGTTCCGTTGCGCCATTGCCGAGGTGCCGTTCGTCGACGTGCTCAACACCATGCTCGACCCCGACCTGCCGCTGACCGTCACCGAGTACGACGAATGGGGCAACCCCGAAGAGCCCGAGGTGTACGAGCGGATCAAGGCCTACGCCCCTTACGAAAACGTGAAGGCCCAGGCCTACCCGGCCATGCTGGTGGTCGCGGGCTATAACGACAGCCGCGTGCAGTACTGGGAAGCCGCCAAGTGGGTGGCACGCCTGCGCACACGCAAGACCGACGACAACCTGCTGTTGCTCAAGACCGAAATGGGCGCCGGCCATGGCGGCATGAGCGGGCGCTACCAGGGCTGCGTGACGTGGCTCTGGAGTATGCGTTCGTGTTCAATGAGCTGAGCGTGGTGTAAATCGCGTTTTTTGTTGTCATACCCAGCGCGGCGCACCTGAAGGCCCTATCGCCGGCAAGCCGGTTCCTACGGGCTGGGGTGCGCCCACACGCTCTTGGACAACAGCCGCGAAGAAGAACAATACATGCCCGACCAGACTCTCCTGAACGCCGAAATCCGCGACATGCTCATGGACTGCGGCCTGTTCGATACCCTGCAGCTCAGCGACTTCCAGGCCGCTGCTGGCTATTTCAGCCTGGCCGCCATCGGCGAAGGCCAGACCATCTTCAATGAAGGCGATGCTGGCACCTTCATGTGCATCCTGCATCAGGGCGTGGTCTCGGTACGCAAGACCGACGGCAATGGCACCCAGGTCGAAATCGCTACCCTGCGCAAAGGCCGGGCCTTTGGTGAAATGGCCGTGCTCGACGGCGAACGTCGCTCGGCCAGTTGCATCGCCGCCAGCGACTGTCAGCTGCTGACTGACCCTGGGCAAGGACTCGCTGGAAAAGATGCTGAACGAAGCACCACGCATCGCCGCACGGATCATCCGCGCACTGGCCGTGGCCCTGTCGAAACGTCTGCGCATGCAGGATGGCCAGCGCCTGGCACTCTAATCGTCCTCAGGCAATGGCTTTGCCGGCTCCTGACGCAGCCCTGGCAAAGGCTGGTCCTTGGGCGGCCCCGGCACTGGCATCGGCGGCAACAACGGCGCACCAGGCTGGCTGTCATAGGCTTTGGGTGGCGAACTTGGGGTGATCTGCGGGTAGGGCGTTGGCGTCGGCGTGCCTGGTGCCCCGGGTACGGGCGTGTTGATGCGCGGTGGCGTACCCGCAGCTTCGACTGTCGGCACAAGGGCCAGCAGCAGCGCGGTGAGGATCGCATGTAGCATCTGCAACCTCCGGTCGGGAACCTTCCTACAGGCTACGCCTTCCTGGCGGTTTTTGCCTGTCCGCCCGCCCCACAAGCGCGCTAGACTCAACGGTATAACCGTCATTTGCCTGATTACAACAAAGGAAACACCATGAGCTCGGCCTCCACTTCCGCCGCCACCGCCCGCCTCGACCGCATCCTGGCCGACGCCAAGCGCGATAAAGAGATGGGCTACCGCGACAAGGCCCTGAAAATGTACCCGCACGTGTGTGGCCGCTGCGCCCGCGAGTTCTCGGGCAAGCGCCTGAGCGAACTGACCGTGCACCACCGCGACCACAACCACGACAACAACCCCCAGGACGGCTCTAACTGGGAGCTGCTGTGCCTGTAC includes:
- a CDS encoding YajD family HNH nuclease, which codes for MSSASTSAATARLDRILADAKRDKEMGYRDKALKMYPHVCGRCAREFSGKRLSELTVHHRDHNHDNNPQDGSNWELLCLYCHDNEHSRYTDQQYFSEGSTSTPSIAKATHNPFAGLAGMLKKD